AAGATGCAGATCAACCGTCTTTCGAGCGACGGAATCGGCAGCCTTGCGATAATCCTCGGCGGTTTTGCCTTCGCCGACACCGGCAAGAATCACCCTCGAAGCCTCTTTGCCCGAGGCCTGCCGGTAGAGCATCGCAATCTCGCCGGCAGAGGCCTTGAAGTCACCATCAGGGCTCGCAACAACACCCAGACCTGCGAGAACTTTGCCTGCATCTCGCTTCATCTCTTTTTTGCTGAAAAACTGGACGAGAATATCGGCATTAACCAGGCCGCTCTCTTTAGCCGTAACAGTACATTTCATGCTTGCACGTAAATGGGAAATAATTGAAAGAAATTAACTGTCCACCTGTTCGAGGGTGAACTTCCGGACATCCTCAAGAATCACAAGTTGCGCCTTCTCTGCCGACATTCTCAACAGGCAGCCGGCAGCGTTCATGTGACCACCGCCGCCATAGTGTTTGGCCAACTGGTTGACATAAATCTTGCCCCGCGACCTGAAGCTGACCTTACACCGTCCATCCTGCATCTCTACAAGGAGAACGGCAACCTTCACTGTAGGCACGCTCAAAAGATAGCGAATAATAAGATCGGTGTCGAACAGCTTGCTGCCCGTCTGTTCGAGCATTTCCTGAGTGATGAAAAGCCAGGAAATCAGACCGTTCTCAATGATCTTGATATTTGAAAGCGAAAGGCCAAGCAGCTTGAGCGCCTCCGGCGTCAAGGCGTTGTAGATGCGGTCGTACACCAGCTCAGGATCGGCCCCTTTTTCGACCAGCATTCCGGCAAGTCGATAGGTGTAGGGTGTCGTCTTGGGGAACCTGAACGAGCCAGTATCGGTCATGATAGCTGCATAGAGAGCTGAAGCCACTTCGGGAGTAAACAGCTGCTGCCCGGTACGCAGCTCCAGGGCGGTAACAAGATCACAGACAAGCTCACCGGTCGAAGATGCGTAGGTTTCGCACACTGTGATATCGGCAAAATCCTCCGGTTCGAGATGATGATCAATGCAGAGCACTTTGAGTCGGCTCATCTGCCTGGCAAACTCCACATGCGGCCAAAGTCTGCCAATACGGTCGTGCAGATTGGCATCGAGCACAACCAGAAGATCAGCAAGAAAAAACTCCTGCATGGACTCCTCGTCCCGGTCACGAAAAAGGTTAATCTCATGAAGTTCCTTCAGGAACAGATAGTTCGGCGGCACTTCCGTTGGATTGAAAATCGCAACCTCCTTGCCCAGAGCCTTGAGTGCGAGAGCAAGGGCGACCTGGCTGCCAAGCCCGTCGCCATCTGAATTTTCGTGGGTGGTAAAAATAATGTGCGTGGCTTCCAGCATCTCATCGACGACCGGCCTCCACTCTTCAGGGGTCAATGTCCGGCCATATTCGGGTATAATCATCAGCGCTGGAAATAGTTTGCGAAATACTCAACGGAAACGAGCATATAATACAGAAATAATCGGACGGACGGAATCCGATAATTTCAGGACATCAGCAGAACGCGAAAGGATTTGCAATAACTGAACTTAACCCAAAAAAGGGGAATCAGGCCGTCTGCACTTGCAAATCCGGCATATCTTCACAGAATTTCTCCACATTTCTGAGATACCGGGCAAAAGCCTCCCGGCCCTCGCTGGTCACCCGGTAATTGGTCAAAGGCTTGCGGCTCTCGAAACTCTTCATGCACTCCACATACCTGGCCGCTTCAAGTTTTCTCAGGTGAATACTGAGATTTCCATCCGTAGCTCTGATACTGTCGCGAATGTCAACGAACGATGCTTCAGGGACGCTCATCAGATAAGCCAGTGCTGCAAAGCGAATTCTCGCATGAATAACCTTGTCGAGAAGCTGATGATTGTAATCCTTTTTGTCTTTCGATGGTTCCAGAGACATTCTTTCTTTTAAATTATTTCAACGGTTACTAAGGAGACTTGACGTCGTATACAAATAAGAGTACTTTTTTTTTCGATCAAGAGCAAGCGAAGCAACAAAATGGAAAAAAATGAAATATCAGAAGAGAGGCGGACCCAAGAAAAGGAAAAACAGCATGGCCACCGTCTGAACATCAGAAGACTGGGCAGAAAGGAACTTACCGAACTCTTGACCCGTCTCGGAGAGCCAGCTTATCGCGCAAATCAGCTCCATCGATGGCTGTACAGTAATCAGGCCCTCCGTTTTGAGGAAATGAGCACCCTCAGCAAACAACTGCGTCAGAAACTCGCTTCTGAATGGATTATACATCCAGCCTCACTTGTCGGCACCGAACGCGAAACGACGGACGCCAGTTTGGTGACCGGAAATCCAACGGCAAAATTCCTCATCAAGCTGGAGGATAACGAACTGGTCGAAAGTGTTCTCATCCCTTCGGAAGAGCGGATAACTGCCTGCATCTCCTCGCAAATCGGCTGCCCGCTCCGCTGTACCTTCTGCGCAACAGGACACATGGGATTCAGAAGAAACCTCACGGCATCGGAAATAACCGATCAGGTATTTCTGCTTGAAAAAGAAGCGCAGAAGCGCCACTGGCGGGGGCTGACCAATATTGTCTTCATGGGCATGGGCGAACCGTTGCTGAATCTTGACAATGTACTTGAGTCGATCGGAACGCTGACTGAAAAGGATTACCAATTCAGCATCTCCGAAAGAAAGATCACGATTTCAACCGTCGGTTTGCCCGTGGAAATGGACAGAATCGCCCGGTCGGGACTCAAAACCAAACTCGCCATATCGCTGCACAGCGCCGACCAGCTCATACGGGAACGGATGATGCCAATCGCCGCTGACATTACCCTCGACAAACTCGCCAAAGCGATAAACTCTTATAACTCCGTAACCAGCCAACCAGTTACGCTTGTCTACATGCTGCTGGAAGGCATCAACGATTCGCCTGAAGATGCCCGCAAACTGGTTCGTTTCGCAAAGAGAGTGTTGTGCAAAATTAATTTGATTGATTATAATTCTATCGTTACCTTGAAGTTCAAGCCGGGTTGCAGTAGCTCGAAAACCATGTTCATTCAACAGTTACTGGATGCCGGGCTGCTCGTCACCGTCAGAAAAAGTCAGGGTGCAACCATCAACGCAGCATGCGGACAGCTGGCCACCCGGCCTGTGAGGTAATAACGGTTTGAAACCGAGAAGAAATCTTTAACCGGCCCATCTCATGGATTTATCCTCTTTCCTTCCCTTCAGAGACGAAATGGTCAAGGTATATCACTGTCTGACCACCAATGCAACCCATACCTCCGAGAAACCAGTTTTCAGTGAGCTCAAGGTTCGCCGCTACTCCTGTCCGCTGGAAGATGTCTCCAACTTTATCACCAACAAAATAGAGAGCTGGGTTGGCTGGGAACTCAAGAACCAGAAAACGGCGGTCGGTGGCATGAAAACCATCCGCGCAGAGGTTTCCTCTTTCGCCCTGCTCGGTATGAAGATCGACGTCACGTTCGGGCTGGTTGAAGAAACCGACATCAATGGCCGGAAAATCACCACCGTCA
The nucleotide sequence above comes from Chlorobaculum tepidum TLS. Encoded proteins:
- a CDS encoding DHH family phosphoesterase; the encoded protein is MIIPEYGRTLTPEEWRPVVDEMLEATHIIFTTHENSDGDGLGSQVALALALKALGKEVAIFNPTEVPPNYLFLKELHEINLFRDRDEESMQEFFLADLLVVLDANLHDRIGRLWPHVEFARQMSRLKVLCIDHHLEPEDFADITVCETYASSTGELVCDLVTALELRTGQQLFTPEVASALYAAIMTDTGSFRFPKTTPYTYRLAGMLVEKGADPELVYDRIYNALTPEALKLLGLSLSNIKIIENGLISWLFITQEMLEQTGSKLFDTDLIIRYLLSVPTVKVAVLLVEMQDGRCKVSFRSRGKIYVNQLAKHYGGGGHMNAAGCLLRMSAEKAQLVILEDVRKFTLEQVDS
- a CDS encoding winged helix-turn-helix domain-containing protein encodes the protein MSLEPSKDKKDYNHQLLDKVIHARIRFAALAYLMSVPEASFVDIRDSIRATDGNLSIHLRKLEAARYVECMKSFESRKPLTNYRVTSEGREAFARYLRNVEKFCEDMPDLQVQTA
- the rlmN gene encoding 23S rRNA (adenine(2503)-C(2))-methyltransferase RlmN — translated: MEKNEISEERRTQEKEKQHGHRLNIRRLGRKELTELLTRLGEPAYRANQLHRWLYSNQALRFEEMSTLSKQLRQKLASEWIIHPASLVGTERETTDASLVTGNPTAKFLIKLEDNELVESVLIPSEERITACISSQIGCPLRCTFCATGHMGFRRNLTASEITDQVFLLEKEAQKRHWRGLTNIVFMGMGEPLLNLDNVLESIGTLTEKDYQFSISERKITISTVGLPVEMDRIARSGLKTKLAISLHSADQLIRERMMPIAADITLDKLAKAINSYNSVTSQPVTLVYMLLEGINDSPEDARKLVRFAKRVLCKINLIDYNSIVTLKFKPGCSSSKTMFIQQLLDAGLLVTVRKSQGATINAACGQLATRPVR